From the Candidatus Abawacabacteria bacterium genome, the window AATTGCCTATTACCAACCAGGTGAGAGCGGAGAGGATCCACATATTGTGTATCGCTTTACCTTGGGAATATATGGTGTCAAAATTGCTCTTCCCACCACAGCTAAACAAATAGCTAACGATGCTGATCAAAAAACTGGACTTGCAGCTTTAGCTTCGCAAATAGCTAAAGTTCAATCACAACGTTTAGTCGATCTTTCTAAGGATAAGCTGACTATAGCCACTAACAATGCTATGCAACGTTTACCTGAAAAAATTAGTGGCACTCAATGGATTGGCACTTTACCTGTTAGTGATCAGGAATGGCTAGGTACTCAACATGAGTTCAAGGCAGACACGTTACCTGGATTTGTCAGTGCTGGGTTAAGTCGTTTTGCTATTCTCGAGAGACCAAATGAAATAGTAGAAGTAACTGTTTTAGAATTTAAGACTTCAGCTGATGCTCAAAGGTTCCAAAGTGAATTGGTTCCCTTTGCACAGTCACAAGAAGGAGAAGTTCTCAAGCTCCCACCAAGTTTAATAGCAAAGAAAGCTGATGCAGTAGCTCAAAAGTTTGGCATGGTCGAATTACAGGCGGCCCCCAGTAACTATGTAGTCGATGTGAGCATTTTCGCTCCTTTCGCTGATACCAATATGGAAATGGCTAAGAAGGATATCATTAAAATGTCAGAAGAAGCTTTAGAAAAAATGTAATTGAACCAACATTAAAGTCCTGAGTTTGAGGCATTCTGCTGAAGAGCTGGGTCTATTAGATAACAGGAAAGGGTAGAGCTCAACTGATCCTCACTACTGTAATTCAATATCTAGAAACTTTAGTAAAGAGATAGCCTCTGGAAGAGAGAACTTTGCCTTGGTGATAGTATTGCTGGTGGGGTCGACAATGTAGTTTCTAGAGGTAATAAAGTTGCTTTTTTGTAGTTTGCAACTATGAAAAAGTGTATTAGATAAGTGAGTCATAGAAAAGTCGGCTTCAGTTAAATCCGTGTTATTGAATACGCAGTTTTCTAATTGTGAATTCAAAAAAGGAGTCTTGCTCAATTTAAGATCAGAGAAGTTACAACCATTCACTACGCATTGAGAAAAGCTAAACCGTGGCGAACCTAAAGTACTTGCACATTGATGGAAATCAACCCCTGTTAATTTGCATCCATTAAATGTCACTCCCAATAGCCGACTGTTTGTTAAATTAATGCCACTGAGATTACAGGAAATAAAAGTTACATTTTGTAAGCTTGAATAAGAAAGATCAGCATAACTGAAATCTGATTGTTCGAAGATACAATCTTGAAACTCTTGTTTGCTTAAGTCTTTATTTGCCCAGCTAAGACCTTTCTTTTTGGTTTGCGATGAATCAAGCATAGAGATACGTTGCTGTTGCGAATAATATATAGTTAAGAAGTTTAATTAGCTATACTGAAAGTTGCCTATTTACTCAGCAAAGTCATTGCTAGGCATAAGAATAGTCGGTAAGAAGCCTGGGGTATGCTAGGAGTAATAAATGCTTAAGAACTATGCTCTTTTAAAAACTCCAATTGATTACAGAATAGGAAAAAGTAGAACTATCTGATTAGGGATCCAGACAGCAATTGCAAGAATATGATACAAATTCTTTAGTCATAGTTCTTATGAACGATTTGGTTTATTTTAAACAAAAACATCCAAGGGCCTGTTCCTTAGTTATATTGCGCATGGTTCTGAATAAGCACG encodes:
- a CDS encoding pentapeptide repeat-containing protein; the encoded protein is MLDSSQTKKKGLSWANKDLSKQEFQDCIFEQSDFSYADLSYSSLQNVTFISCNLSGINLTNSRLLGVTFNGCKLTGVDFHQCASTLGSPRFSFSQCVVNGCNFSDLKLSKTPFLNSQLENCVFNNTDLTEADFSMTHLSNTLFHSCKLQKSNFITSRNYIVDPTSNTITKAKFSLPEAISLLKFLDIELQ